In the genome of Streptomyces sp. NBC_00433, the window GCCTCCGACCCGCTGGCCGACGCCCGCTTCGACGCCCACGCCGAAGCCGACTTCGACGTCGTGGACGCCCTCGCCGCGGTCGCCGCCGCCCACGGCGTCCCCCCGGCCAGGATCGCCCTCGCCTGGCTCCTCGCCCAGCCGGGCGTGACGGCCCCGGTCGTCGGCGCGACCAAGCCCCACCATGTGGACGACGCGGTGGCCTCCGTGAGCGTGCGCCTGTCCCCCGAGGACGCGGCCCGCCTGACGGCGCCGTACCGGCCGCACCCGGTGATCGGCCACTGACCCGCGCTGCGCGCCGGGTACGCGGTTCGCCCGGCGCCGGCGGTGAGCGGGGGGCGCCCGGCTGCCCGTCGCGGGCACCTCGGCGGGGGTGCCCGATCCCTCGGTGACGCGCGCCGTGCCGGCTCGTCGAGCGCGGGGTGGCAGCCCGCGGGGGCCGAACCCCCGCTGGGCGGGCAGGTGGTGGGAATGCCTCGCCGAGTGGCGCGGTTGGGCTGGGCGTGAGCGAAATTCTGCACTACACCGCCTTTTCCGCCGACCCCGCGGGCGGCAACCCCGCCGGTGTCGTCCTCGACGCGTCCGGCTTCGACGAGGAGCGGATGCTCGCCGTCGCGGCCGGGCTGGGCTACAGCGAGTCGGCCTTCCTGACCGAGCGGACCGGCGAAGGGGCGTACACGATCCGCTACTTCAGCCCGAAGGCCGAGGTGCCCTTCTGCGGGCATGCCACCGTCGCCGCCGCGGTCGCGCTGGCCGAGCGGGGCGGTCCCGGCGAGCTGGTGTTCGCGACCGCCGCGGGGACCGTGCCGGTCAGCGTGGCCCGGGAGGGCGGCGAACTGCGCGCGACGCTGACGAGCGTCGAACCGCATGTCGAGGACGCGGACCCGGCCGACGTCGCGGAGGCGCTGGCCGCGCTCGGCTGGGCAGCCGCCGACCTGGACCCGGCCCTGCCGCCCAGGATCGCCTACGCGGGCGCCCGCCACCTGGTGCTCGCCGCCGCGACCCGCGCCAGGCTGGCCGACCTCGACTACGACTTCGCACGGCTCGAAGCGCTGATGCACGGGCTCGACCTGACGACCGTCCAGCTGGTGTGGCGCGAGTCCGACCGCACCTTCCACGTCCGCGACCCCTTCCCGGTCGGCGGCGTGGTCGAGGACCCGGCGACCGGCGCGGCCGCGGCGGCCTTCGGCGCGTACGCCCGCGACCTCGCGCTGGTCCCGTCGGACGCCGTGCTGACCCTCCACCAGGGCACCGACATGGGCCGCCCGGGGACCCTCACGGTCGAACTCCGCCCGGGAGACCCCCGCGTCCGGGTGAGCGGTACGGCCACCAGGCTCCCCTGAGCCCCACGGCGTTCGCAGCGGCGGGGAACCCCGCAGCTGCGGCGCGAGGCGCCGGCCCCCGGCCGGGGGGACCCGGCTCACCGCGTGTGCGACACCCGCAGTTGCGTGAGGTAGCGCTTCGTGACGTGTCCGCCGTAGTGGCCGTCGATGAGGCCGGCGATGCAGGCGAGCAGGGCCTCCCGGGATGGGGGTGGCAGGGCGCGGTGGCCGGAGTAGGTGCGCAGGACCTCCAGGTACTGCTCCGTGGTGTAGGTCAGGTCCCACTCGTGGTGCCGGACGGCGACCGGGCCGAAGCGGGCGGTGCGGGCGATCTCGGCCACGTGGGAGGAGATGTCGAGTTCCGCCGCGGCGGTCAGCCGCAGGCCCG includes:
- a CDS encoding PhzF family phenazine biosynthesis protein, which produces MGVSEILHYTAFSADPAGGNPAGVVLDASGFDEERMLAVAAGLGYSESAFLTERTGEGAYTIRYFSPKAEVPFCGHATVAAAVALAERGGPGELVFATAAGTVPVSVAREGGELRATLTSVEPHVEDADPADVAEALAALGWAAADLDPALPPRIAYAGARHLVLAAATRARLADLDYDFARLEALMHGLDLTTVQLVWRESDRTFHVRDPFPVGGVVEDPATGAAAAAFGAYARDLALVPSDAVLTLHQGTDMGRPGTLTVELRPGDPRVRVSGTATRLP